One region of Pseudomonas sp. B21-040 genomic DNA includes:
- a CDS encoding IS3 family transposase (programmed frameshift) — MTGKRRAFDDSFKLQVVKMIKDQGLAVPQVCRDLNIGETAVRRWVQQYEAEQLGEAGIGKPLTAEQQRIRQLEQENRQLKMDNDVLKKANRLLCPRAEVTYRLVRQLQQKAYSVAYVCRLLGISRSGFYEANKRAGAPASICPVTVQLKASFAASGGSYGSRPLRKALRAKGMEIGVYKIRRLMRANGLRSAWKRKFVHTTDSNHDLPIAENVLNRQFEPAAVNKAWVADITYIRTRSGWLYLAVVLDLFSRKIVGWSMAPNMPAELVCSAMQLAVAQRQPPLGLIAHSDRGSQYASASYRALLTRNNMQQSMSRKGNCWDNSVMERFFLSLKMERVWRRDYANHAEAIRDITEYIVGYYNNERLHSKLGYLPPTVYERAMASKPPIEVSGIN, encoded by the exons ATGACTGGCAAACGCAGGGCATTCGACGACAGCTTCAAGCTGCAAGTCGTAAAGATGATCAAGGACCAAGGACTGGCCGTTCCGCAGGTCTGTCGCGACCTGAATATTGGTGAGACCGCCGTCCGGCGCTGGGTACAGCAGTACGAGGCTGAACAGCTGGGAGAGGCCGGAATCGGCAAACCGTTGACGGCTGAGCAACAGCGCATCCGGCAGCTGGAGCAGGAAAACCGCCAGCTCAAGATGGATAACGATGTATTAAAAAAAGCCA ACCGCCTTCTTTGCCCGCGAGCTGAAGTAACGTATCGCCTGGTTCGTCAGCTGCAACAGAAGGCTTATTCGGTGGCGTATGTCTGTCGGCTGCTGGGTATCAGCCGATCCGGTTTCTACGAGGCCAACAAGCGTGCTGGAGCGCCAGCCTCGATTTGTCCCGTGACTGTGCAACTCAAGGCGTCGTTTGCTGCGAGTGGCGGCAGCTATGGCAGTCGCCCGTTGCGTAAAGCGTTGCGCGCTAAGGGTATGGAAATAGGCGTTTATAAAATTCGTCGCTTGATGCGCGCCAACGGTCTGCGTTCGGCCTGGAAGCGCAAGTTTGTGCACACGACCGATAGCAACCACGACCTGCCGATCGCTGAAAATGTGTTGAATCGTCAATTCGAACCCGCGGCGGTGAACAAGGCTTGGGTGGCGGACATTACCTATATCCGGACCCGTAGCGGCTGGCTGTACCTGGCCGTGGTACTGGACTTGTTCTCACGCAAGATCGTGGGTTGGTCCATGGCCCCGAACATGCCTGCCGAGCTGGTGTGTAGTGCCATGCAACTGGCAGTTGCTCAGCGTCAACCGCCACTTGGTCTGATCGCTCACTCGGATCGCGGTAGCCAGTACGCCAGCGCGAGCTACAGGGCGCTGCTGACAAGAAATAACATGCAGCAAAGCATGAGCCGTAAAGGTAACTGTTGGGACAACTCAGTGATGGAGCGCTTCTTCCTGAGTTTGAAAATGGAGCGGGTATGGCGGCGCGATTACGCCAACCACGCCGAAGCGATACGTGACATCACTGAATACATCGTTGGGTATTACAACAACGAGCGGCTGCACTCAAAACTGGGATATCTGCCACCGACCGTTTACGAACGGGCAATGGCGTCGAAACCACCTATCGAGGTGTCCGGAATTAATTGA
- a CDS encoding MerR family transcriptional regulator — MLEPSHNDELPVIPGKRYFTIGEVSELCAVKPHVLRYWEQEFPQLNPVKRRGNRRYYQRQDVLMIRQIRALLYDQGFTIGGARLRLSGDEAKDDTTQYKQMIRQMIAELEDVLVVLKK; from the coding sequence ATGCTGGAACCAAGTCATAACGACGAGCTACCCGTCATCCCAGGCAAACGCTACTTCACCATCGGTGAAGTTAGCGAGCTGTGTGCCGTAAAACCGCACGTGCTGCGCTATTGGGAGCAGGAGTTTCCTCAACTCAACCCCGTCAAACGTCGCGGGAATCGCCGGTATTATCAGCGACAAGACGTGCTGATGATCCGGCAGATCCGCGCGCTCCTTTACGATCAAGGATTCACCATCGGCGGCGCGCGTTTGCGCTTGTCCGGCGATGAAGCCAAAGACGACACCACCCAATACAAGCAGATGATTCGACAGATGATTGCCGAGTTGGAAGATGTGTTGGTAGTACTCAAGAAATAA
- the ihfA gene encoding integration host factor subunit alpha: MGALTKAEMAERLYEELGLNKREAKELVELFFEEIRHALEDNEQVKLSGFGNFDLRDKRQRPGRNPKTGEEIPITARRVVTFRPGQKLKARVEAYAGTKS, from the coding sequence ATGGGGGCTCTGACGAAAGCTGAGATGGCGGAACGTCTGTATGAAGAGCTGGGCCTGAATAAACGGGAGGCCAAGGAATTGGTCGAACTGTTTTTTGAAGAAATCAGGCACGCTCTTGAAGACAACGAACAAGTCAAATTGTCCGGTTTCGGAAATTTCGACCTTCGAGACAAACGCCAGCGGCCTGGCCGCAATCCGAAAACGGGTGAAGAAATCCCGATCACGGCTCGCCGTGTGGTCACCTTTCGTCCAGGGCAGAAGTTGAAGGCCCGAGTTGAGGCTTATGCTGGAACCAAGTCATAA